A single genomic interval of Balaenoptera musculus isolate JJ_BM4_2016_0621 chromosome 14, mBalMus1.pri.v3, whole genome shotgun sequence harbors:
- the TMEM233 gene encoding transmembrane protein 233 isoform X3: MSQYAPSSDFKRALDSSPEANTENDKTEEDVPMPKNYLWLSIVSCFCPAYPINIVALVFSIMVGAPCEPHREGKERPRGPNLIDWSSWPGTVPG; the protein is encoded by the exons ATGTCTCAGTACGCTCCCAGCTCGGACTTCAAGAGGGCTTTGGACAGCAGTCCCGAGGCCAACACTGAGAATGACAAGACCGAGGAGGACGTGCCCATGCCCAAGAACTACCTGTGGCTCTCCATCGTCTCGTGTTTTTGCCCCGCGTACCCCATCAACATCGTGGCTTTAGTCTTCTCCATCATG GTAGGAGCTCCGTGCGAACCCCACCGGGAGGGCAAGGAGCGCCCCCGAGGTCCTAACCTTATTGACTGGAGCAGCTGGCCGGGCACTGTCCCGGGATAA
- the TMEM233 gene encoding transmembrane protein 233 isoform X1 produces the protein MSQYAPSSDFKRALDSSPEANTENDKTEEDVPMPKNYLWLSIVSCFCPAYPINIVALVFSIMHGVLSLLRPERRRRRHSLRVPRRSPMSSRPLVPHCSTPSPRHQFLRTASYASCLCLALVGTL, from the exons ATGTCTCAGTACGCTCCCAGCTCGGACTTCAAGAGGGCTTTGGACAGCAGTCCCGAGGCCAACACTGAGAATGACAAGACCGAGGAGGACGTGCCCATGCCCAAGAACTACCTGTGGCTCTCCATCGTCTCGTGTTTTTGCCCCGCGTACCCCATCAACATCGTGGCTTTAGTCTTCTCCATCATG CACGGAGTCCTTTCTTTGCTGCGCCCggagcgccgccgccgccgccactcTCTGAGGGTCCCCAGGCGATCCCCGATGTCCTCTAGACCCCTGGTCCCACACTGCAGCACGCCCTCTCCGCGGCACCAGTTCCTTCGCACTGCTTCCTACGCCAGTTGCCTCTGCTTGGCCCTCGTCGGCACCCTTTGA